One genomic region from Shewanella aestuarii encodes:
- a CDS encoding dienelactone hydrolase family protein, which produces MIITQEVHDIATPSGLMRTTVYRPDQAGQFASVIFYSEIFQLTAPIARAAAILAGHGFVVLVPEVFHELNPIGTVLAYDDAGKDKGNQDKFTKPLEQHDTDTQALIDFARSQTYCSDRVGAMGVCIGGHLAFRAALNPDIKGAFCLYATDIHSNTLPCQTNNDSLSRAGDIKGELVMVFGKQDPHVSSEGRKLVYQQLEKVSANFSWLEVNAQHAFMRDEGDRYDPALALQMYLQAVAFFQRVLN; this is translated from the coding sequence ATGATTATCACACAGGAAGTTCACGACATCGCCACCCCTTCAGGTTTAATGCGCACCACGGTTTATCGTCCAGACCAAGCCGGTCAGTTTGCCAGCGTGATTTTTTATTCAGAAATTTTCCAACTAACCGCTCCAATTGCAAGGGCTGCAGCAATACTTGCTGGGCACGGTTTTGTTGTATTAGTGCCAGAGGTTTTTCATGAGTTAAACCCAATTGGCACAGTGTTGGCGTACGATGATGCAGGCAAAGACAAGGGCAACCAAGATAAATTTACTAAGCCTTTAGAACAGCATGACACAGACACTCAAGCGTTAATTGATTTTGCCCGTTCGCAAACCTATTGCAGCGATCGAGTGGGAGCCATGGGGGTGTGTATTGGTGGACACCTTGCCTTTAGAGCCGCACTAAACCCAGATATTAAAGGCGCTTTTTGCTTATATGCAACAGACATTCATTCAAATACTTTGCCTTGCCAAACTAATAATGACTCATTAAGCCGTGCTGGTGATATTAAAGGTGAATTAGTAATGGTGTTTGGTAAACAAGACCCTCATGTGTCTAGTGAAGGGCGTAAGTTGGTTTATCAACAACTTGAAAAAGTGAGTGCTAATTTTAGTTGGTTAGAAGTGAATGCCCAGCATGCCTTTATGCGCGATGAAGGAGATAGATACGATCCAGCTCTCGCGCTACAAATGTACTTGCAAGCGGTGGCGTTTTTTCAGCGAGTATTAAACTGA
- a CDS encoding 2-hydroxyacid dehydrogenase → MRIGFFSAKPYDIRHFNRTNEAFGAEIEYFDYRLCMQNVKLAEGYEVVCAFVNDSLCEEVLVELAKGGTKIIAMRCAGFNNVDLVAAKKLGMEVVNVPAYSPESVAEHTVALMLTLNRKIHKAYQRTRDANFALAGLVGFNMFGKTVGVIGTGKIGLATIKILQGFGCKVLAFDPYPNPAVIELGIDYVDLPTIYRDSDIISLHCPLTAENHHLLNKDSFNQMKPGVMVINTSRGGLLNAIDAMEALKEGQLGSLGLDVYENEKGLFFEDKSSEIIQDDVFRRLSACHNVIFTGHQAFLTQEALNAIALTTLTNVQAILSGEKSGNELC, encoded by the coding sequence ATGAGAATTGGATTTTTTAGCGCAAAACCGTACGACATTCGTCATTTTAATCGCACCAATGAAGCCTTTGGCGCTGAAATAGAATACTTCGATTACCGCTTATGCATGCAAAACGTCAAATTAGCCGAAGGTTATGAAGTGGTTTGTGCATTTGTGAATGATTCATTATGTGAAGAAGTGTTAGTTGAGTTAGCAAAAGGCGGTACAAAAATTATCGCCATGCGTTGTGCTGGTTTTAACAATGTTGATTTGGTTGCGGCTAAAAAATTAGGCATGGAAGTGGTTAATGTACCCGCTTACTCACCTGAATCTGTGGCTGAGCACACTGTGGCACTGATGCTGACCTTAAACCGCAAAATTCACAAAGCTTATCAACGCACCCGTGATGCAAACTTTGCCCTTGCTGGATTAGTAGGTTTTAACATGTTTGGGAAAACCGTTGGGGTAATTGGCACAGGTAAAATTGGTTTAGCGACTATTAAAATTTTACAAGGCTTTGGTTGTAAGGTGTTGGCTTTTGACCCATATCCAAATCCAGCGGTTATCGAGCTTGGAATAGACTATGTTGATCTACCTACTATCTATAGAGACAGTGATATTATCAGCTTGCATTGTCCATTAACCGCTGAAAATCATCATTTATTAAACAAAGACAGCTTTAATCAAATGAAGCCCGGTGTGATGGTGATTAATACCAGTCGTGGTGGATTATTAAATGCCATTGATGCAATGGAAGCCTTAAAAGAAGGCCAGTTGGGGTCATTAGGCCTAGACGTGTATGAGAACGAAAAAGGCCTGTTCTTTGAAGATAAATCCAGCGAAATCATTCAAGACGATGTGTTCCGTCGTTTATCGGCTTGCCATAATGTGATTTTTACGGGTCATCAAGCGTTTTTAACTCAAGAAGCGCTCAATGCCATTGCGTTAACCACATTAACCAATGTACAAGCCATATTGTCAGGCGAGAAATCTGGCAACGAGCTTTGCTAA
- the rluA gene encoding bifunctional tRNA pseudouridine(32) synthase/23S rRNA pseudouridine(746) synthase RluA, translating to MADFIYNPPTDPWLDIIHQDKDIIVINKPSGLLSVPGREPQYHDSIFSRVLAEHPNSQIVHRLDMATSGVMVLALRKNAERELKRQFRERETHKVYYARVAGHVSQSVTEVNLPLICDWPNRPKQKVDHQLGKPSTTLVEVVSYAKRSTLVKLTPISGRSHQLRVHMMALGHPILGDGFYADPLAKSLASRLLLHASELSIKHPYSHTPMHFIAQAPFILPENNQ from the coding sequence ATGGCTGACTTTATCTACAATCCCCCCACCGATCCTTGGTTAGACATTATCCATCAAGATAAAGACATTATTGTCATCAATAAGCCTTCTGGCTTGTTGTCAGTTCCTGGCCGCGAACCACAATACCATGACAGCATTTTTAGCCGAGTATTAGCTGAGCATCCTAACTCACAGATTGTGCATCGCTTAGATATGGCGACATCTGGAGTGATGGTGTTAGCGTTGAGGAAAAATGCAGAGCGGGAGTTAAAGCGTCAGTTTCGCGAACGTGAAACCCACAAAGTGTATTATGCGCGAGTGGCGGGTCATGTGAGCCAATCTGTTACTGAGGTGAATCTGCCACTTATTTGTGATTGGCCAAATCGTCCTAAACAAAAAGTTGACCATCAACTTGGAAAACCTTCAACCACCTTAGTTGAAGTTGTAAGTTATGCTAAGCGTTCTACCTTAGTAAAACTCACCCCTATCAGTGGACGTTCGCATCAATTACGGGTGCATATGATGGCCTTAGGCCACCCCATTTTAGGTGATGGGTTTTACGCAGACCCACTCGCGAAAAGCCTAGCATCACGGTTGCTGTTACATGCCTCTGAGTTATCGATTAAGCATCCCTATTCGCATACCCCAATGCACTTTATCGCGCAGGCACCATTTATTCTGCCAGAGAATAACCAATAA
- the asnC gene encoding transcriptional regulator AsnC, with protein MDSSFQRDQLDNQILSALMEDARTPFAELAKRFSVSAGTIHVRVEKMKQAGIITGAQITVNPKALGYDVCCFIGINLKSAGDYPAAINKLNALDEVVEAYYTTGNYSIFVKVMCQSIDGLQHVLINKIQSIDEIQSTETLISLQNPIVRAVKP; from the coding sequence GTGGATAGTTCATTTCAACGTGATCAATTAGACAACCAAATTTTATCCGCTTTAATGGAAGATGCCAGAACACCATTTGCTGAACTAGCTAAGCGATTTAGCGTGAGTGCTGGCACAATTCACGTACGAGTTGAAAAAATGAAGCAAGCAGGCATTATTACCGGTGCGCAAATTACCGTTAATCCAAAAGCCTTGGGTTACGATGTATGCTGTTTTATTGGCATCAACCTTAAAAGTGCCGGCGATTACCCTGCTGCCATCAATAAATTAAACGCGCTTGATGAAGTGGTTGAAGCCTATTACACCACGGGCAACTACAGCATATTTGTTAAAGTTATGTGTCAATCAATCGATGGCTTACAGCATGTGTTAATTAACAAAATTCAATCTATTGATGAAATTCAATCAACTGAAACCTTGATTAGCTTACAAAACCCTATTGTACGGGCTGTGAAGCCATAG
- a CDS encoding rhombosortase-dependent M36 family metallopeptidase, translating into MKTKLSLAISAALLSGATLSTMSFSALSADLTQAPNYKSFDKAQLAKKYNSLENVATKSGMRNQFDAELGKTTFQWAGTNHAKPNLGAIKSDQKVAYAADFYLSKLTGFSSAKRGLTQAVLANTHDMGRGPIIAKYKQAIAGVEVFNREYNIMMDRELNLVASSGYFTSTNSDKSISAAFKDIDAAFGDASNSVSTAFKAMGGNKSAITIAPKSTKGQYETFAVTNTGTDKVLVGEPRAKKVFFEHKNKLVAAHYVEIETGSLDSQDSEYYSYVISAKTGEILFKNNLTSHAAEFDYRVYADADGKPWDSPHGNVMPAPEGSDVDAYLTAPYLDAPLVGLSHGPISTMDPWLADDATTTSGNNVNAYVDAVAPQGFTNGDYQAEITSANTFDYVYNVNEPEYSINNRKAAIVNLFYMNNYLHNDYYDHGFDEAAGNAQAFNYDRGGVEGDPLNVEVQDNSGFNNANMSTPADGASPRMQMYLWETTQAENGVDYGLTITSHADIGLLDVVQFASFGADVYDISGDLVRIDDGVAPVTNGCEPAMNGAELAGKIAIIDRGACNFTAKVKHAQDVGAIAVIIANNNDDGTPAPMGGADDTVTIPSMGINFSDGAAIYALLDANETVSIDMFKNDLTRKFKDSSWDNAIVAHEWGHYISNRLVGNGSGLSSNQARSMGEGFGDFHALLFGSDAADNLVVGNENYAGGYGDTTYVASFVTGIRAYPYSTNMDINPSTFAYVGANPQVHASGSVYAAMLWDAFIGLVNDERHTFDEAKSLMKDYLVAGYKMMPMAPTFTEGRDALLAAAYANDVEDYKVILGAFARRGMGLGAQSPSRFSTDHAGVVESYETELSAFSVTAHDMNANYEGLMSGYCSKDSIIDKGETGTVSFTIQNNGSEALSGLTGQVVVESDHDVTFANDGKVSFGELALFGTATSAPVEFTLNDAGTGDELVLKFVADEMDGVETAEYMLSTIVNVDFEERELTGTTQYEDLNTLSRLKDFTENVMAGGDMAKGTFGLDQWDEMDGLISATGNSFTSDVAYETRPTTVGFAGDYTVSFWHLYNLEEGFDGAVVEVSVNGGDWVDVTEVGGIFEGDGYTDTGLEYTEAAIADRAMFSGVNYGMETINFGETLNGNQVQFRFRVATDSAVVPDPVFGFPAGWYIDDITFTNTETSIFSDVVAGDTYACENRLPSVSIMANAAEVNEGEEVIFTATAIDANAADTLTYTWAQTSGTAATLTTTDTAELTFTAPLIASGSETLEFTLTVNDGVADVVTSVAVTVSDIPAAVVEPPKAKSSSGGSMGWLGLLLLPIAALRRRK; encoded by the coding sequence GTGAAGACAAAACTATCACTCGCTATCTCAGCGGCGCTTTTATCAGGCGCTACCCTTTCAACCATGTCGTTCAGTGCATTGAGCGCTGATCTTACACAAGCCCCCAACTATAAATCATTTGATAAAGCTCAACTGGCTAAAAAATATAACAGCCTTGAAAATGTTGCGACCAAAAGCGGCATGAGAAATCAGTTTGACGCTGAGCTGGGTAAAACGACTTTTCAATGGGCAGGAACTAACCACGCAAAACCTAATTTAGGCGCGATAAAATCTGATCAAAAAGTGGCTTATGCTGCTGATTTTTATCTGTCTAAATTAACCGGGTTTTCATCAGCTAAACGTGGCTTAACACAAGCTGTATTAGCCAACACTCACGACATGGGTCGCGGCCCTATTATTGCTAAATACAAGCAAGCCATTGCTGGTGTTGAAGTATTTAATCGTGAATATAATATTATGATGGACAGAGAGTTAAATCTGGTCGCATCTTCTGGTTACTTCACATCCACAAATAGCGATAAATCAATTTCTGCCGCTTTTAAAGATATTGATGCCGCATTTGGCGATGCTTCAAATTCAGTCAGCACCGCATTCAAAGCGATGGGTGGCAACAAAAGTGCCATTACCATTGCCCCTAAGTCTACTAAAGGCCAGTATGAAACATTTGCGGTGACCAACACAGGTACCGATAAAGTGTTAGTAGGCGAACCTCGCGCCAAGAAAGTGTTTTTTGAACATAAAAACAAGTTGGTAGCTGCCCACTATGTTGAAATTGAAACCGGTTCTTTAGATTCTCAAGATTCGGAATACTATAGCTACGTCATTTCCGCTAAAACTGGCGAAATCTTATTTAAAAACAATCTAACCAGCCATGCAGCTGAGTTTGACTACCGTGTTTACGCTGATGCCGATGGTAAGCCATGGGATAGCCCACATGGCAACGTCATGCCAGCACCAGAAGGCAGCGATGTCGATGCTTATCTAACTGCACCTTATTTAGATGCACCATTGGTTGGCTTAAGTCATGGACCAATTAGCACGATGGACCCTTGGTTAGCAGACGATGCAACCACAACCTCGGGTAACAACGTGAATGCTTATGTTGATGCTGTTGCTCCTCAGGGCTTCACCAATGGCGATTACCAAGCAGAGATCACCAGCGCTAACACATTTGATTATGTATACAATGTCAATGAGCCTGAATATTCGATAAATAACCGCAAAGCCGCTATTGTCAACTTGTTCTACATGAACAACTATTTACACAATGATTATTATGATCATGGTTTTGATGAGGCAGCAGGTAACGCCCAAGCATTTAACTACGACCGTGGTGGTGTTGAGGGTGACCCATTAAATGTAGAGGTACAAGACAACTCTGGATTTAATAATGCCAACATGTCGACCCCAGCCGACGGTGCCTCACCTCGCATGCAAATGTACTTATGGGAAACCACTCAAGCTGAAAATGGCGTTGATTATGGTTTAACCATCACTTCACACGCAGATATCGGTTTATTAGACGTTGTCCAATTTGCCAGCTTTGGTGCAGATGTTTATGATATTTCTGGTGATTTAGTCCGCATTGACGATGGTGTAGCCCCTGTCACCAATGGTTGTGAACCCGCAATGAATGGTGCTGAGCTCGCCGGTAAAATTGCCATTATTGACCGTGGTGCATGTAACTTCACTGCCAAAGTGAAACATGCTCAAGATGTTGGTGCGATTGCGGTTATTATCGCCAATAACAATGATGATGGTACCCCAGCCCCTATGGGTGGAGCTGACGATACAGTCACTATCCCAAGCATGGGGATTAACTTTAGTGACGGTGCAGCGATTTATGCATTACTCGATGCTAATGAAACCGTCTCTATTGATATGTTTAAGAATGATCTTACTCGCAAGTTTAAAGACAGCTCTTGGGATAACGCCATTGTTGCCCACGAATGGGGACACTACATCAGTAACCGTTTAGTAGGTAATGGCTCTGGTTTAAGCAGCAACCAAGCACGCTCTATGGGTGAAGGCTTCGGTGACTTCCACGCACTATTATTTGGCTCAGATGCTGCAGATAATTTAGTTGTTGGTAACGAAAATTACGCCGGAGGTTACGGTGATACCACTTATGTAGCCAGCTTTGTGACAGGTATCCGTGCATACCCTTACTCAACCAATATGGACATTAACCCATCTACATTTGCTTATGTAGGAGCTAACCCTCAAGTTCATGCTTCTGGTTCTGTTTATGCTGCCATGTTATGGGATGCATTTATCGGTTTAGTTAACGATGAACGCCACACCTTCGACGAAGCTAAGAGCCTAATGAAAGACTACTTAGTGGCCGGTTATAAAATGATGCCAATGGCACCAACCTTTACAGAAGGCCGTGATGCACTGCTTGCTGCAGCTTATGCAAATGACGTTGAAGACTACAAGGTCATCTTAGGTGCATTTGCTCGCCGCGGTATGGGCTTAGGCGCACAATCACCAAGTCGTTTCTCAACAGACCATGCTGGTGTTGTCGAGTCTTATGAAACCGAACTTTCTGCTTTCTCAGTAACAGCGCATGACATGAATGCCAACTATGAAGGCTTAATGTCTGGTTACTGTTCAAAAGATAGCATTATCGATAAAGGTGAGACCGGCACTGTTAGCTTTACCATCCAAAATAATGGCAGTGAAGCACTAAGTGGCTTAACTGGACAAGTTGTTGTTGAAAGCGATCACGATGTTACCTTTGCTAACGATGGCAAAGTCAGCTTTGGCGAATTAGCGCTATTTGGCACGGCAACCAGCGCCCCTGTCGAATTCACCCTAAATGATGCAGGCACTGGGGATGAACTCGTCCTTAAATTTGTTGCTGATGAAATGGATGGCGTTGAAACGGCAGAATACATGCTTTCAACAATCGTTAACGTCGACTTTGAAGAGCGTGAGTTAACGGGCACCACCCAATATGAAGATCTCAACACGCTTTCTCGCCTAAAAGACTTTACTGAGAATGTAATGGCTGGTGGCGATATGGCCAAAGGGACATTCGGCTTAGATCAGTGGGATGAAATGGATGGACTTATTTCTGCAACAGGTAATAGCTTTACATCTGATGTAGCTTACGAGACTCGCCCTACTACGGTTGGCTTTGCTGGCGATTATACAGTTAGTTTCTGGCATTTATATAACCTAGAAGAAGGTTTTGATGGTGCGGTTGTAGAAGTAAGTGTCAACGGTGGCGACTGGGTAGATGTGACTGAAGTGGGTGGTATATTTGAAGGCGACGGTTATACCGATACCGGCCTTGAATACACAGAAGCAGCCATTGCAGATCGCGCTATGTTCTCTGGTGTGAACTACGGCATGGAAACAATTAACTTTGGTGAAACCTTAAATGGTAACCAAGTACAATTTAGATTCCGCGTGGCTACCGACTCTGCCGTTGTGCCTGATCCTGTATTTGGCTTCCCTGCAGGTTGGTATATTGATGACATTACCTTCACTAATACAGAAACCAGCATTTTCTCTGATGTTGTAGCAGGTGACACCTACGCTTGTGAAAACCGCTTACCAAGTGTGTCTATCATGGCAAATGCGGCTGAAGTTAATGAAGGTGAAGAAGTGATCTTTACCGCTACGGCAATTGATGCCAATGCCGCTGATACCTTAACCTATACATGGGCACAAACCTCTGGCACAGCAGCAACATTAACGACAACAGATACCGCTGAATTAACCTTTACTGCGCCGTTAATCGCATCTGGCTCTGAAACACTCGAGTTTACTTTAACAGTAAACGACGGCGTTGCAGATGTGGTCACATCAGTAGCTGTTACAGTAAGTGATATTCCTGCAGCAGTGGTTGAGCCGCCTAAAGCTAAATCATCAAGCGGTGGTTCTATGGGCTGGTTAGGTTTGTTATTACTACCAATTGCTGCGCTTCGTCGTCGCAAATAA